One Sinorhizobium sp. BG8 DNA window includes the following coding sequences:
- a CDS encoding sugar ABC transporter ATP-binding protein: protein MAFLEIKGIGRDFPGVTALNGVDISLELGRVHILAGENGAGKSTLVKLITGSDTPSRGTITIDGKDPNEDPDLFKYVAYVPQELNLFPHLSVAENLFIPYSRAGFSSRTVSFRELEREAQVYLDRFAIEARPSDLVRNISVSDQQLLQIARASTNKRMKVLILDEPTSALTRTEVDRVFKVINGFRDADHAIVFISHKMDEVFSIGDDYTVLRNGEKVAAGAIKDITETDLIRAMSGSELSFSEHFWPEKASDAPEETIIKVEDLSGRRFDNVSFELKRGEILGFAGLVGAGRSEIMQTLFGYHKATAGKVTVKGKSWKLGDTNYSVANGMLYLSEERKLHGILPLLSVRENIGISILGQTTGWLGISASKEKSKVAEIIKAYDIKTASMGKKIAFLSGGNQQKAIIGRAMATMPNVLIFDEPTKGIDVRTKAEIYRIMKTLAENGVGIILVSSEMDELRKCANRIITMYTGRITGSFETATTSNETLVGAIFGSEKKENAA from the coding sequence ATGGCTTTTCTGGAAATCAAAGGTATCGGGCGCGACTTTCCGGGCGTCACGGCGCTGAACGGCGTCGACATCTCGCTGGAGCTTGGCCGCGTGCACATTCTCGCCGGTGAGAACGGCGCGGGAAAGTCGACGCTCGTCAAGCTGATCACCGGCTCGGACACGCCGAGCCGCGGGACGATCACCATCGACGGCAAGGATCCGAACGAGGATCCGGACCTCTTCAAGTACGTCGCCTACGTGCCGCAGGAGCTCAACCTTTTTCCGCATCTGAGCGTGGCCGAGAACCTCTTCATTCCGTACTCTCGAGCAGGCTTTTCATCGCGCACCGTCAGCTTCCGCGAACTGGAGCGGGAAGCGCAAGTCTATCTCGACCGCTTCGCCATCGAAGCCCGCCCGTCCGATCTCGTACGCAACATCTCCGTATCGGACCAGCAACTGCTGCAGATCGCGCGCGCCTCCACCAACAAGCGGATGAAGGTGCTGATCCTCGACGAGCCGACATCGGCGCTAACGCGCACGGAAGTCGACCGTGTGTTCAAGGTGATCAACGGCTTTCGCGACGCCGACCATGCGATCGTCTTCATCTCCCACAAGATGGATGAGGTCTTCTCGATCGGTGACGACTACACGGTGCTGCGCAACGGCGAGAAGGTCGCCGCCGGTGCCATCAAGGACATCACGGAAACGGATCTCATCCGCGCGATGTCCGGATCCGAGCTTTCCTTCAGCGAACATTTCTGGCCCGAAAAGGCGTCCGATGCGCCTGAGGAGACCATCATCAAGGTTGAGGATCTGTCGGGGCGGCGCTTTGACAATGTGTCGTTCGAACTGAAGCGCGGCGAAATTCTCGGGTTTGCCGGCCTCGTCGGCGCGGGTCGCTCCGAAATCATGCAGACCCTTTTCGGATACCACAAGGCGACGGCCGGTAAGGTCACCGTCAAGGGAAAGTCCTGGAAGCTCGGCGACACCAACTACAGTGTGGCCAACGGCATGCTCTACCTTTCAGAAGAGCGGAAGCTTCACGGAATTCTGCCGCTTCTCAGCGTTCGCGAAAACATCGGCATATCGATCCTCGGGCAAACGACCGGCTGGCTTGGAATCTCGGCTTCGAAGGAAAAATCGAAGGTCGCTGAAATCATCAAGGCGTACGACATCAAGACCGCCAGCATGGGCAAGAAGATCGCCTTCCTGTCCGGCGGCAATCAGCAGAAGGCGATCATCGGCCGCGCCATGGCGACCATGCCGAACGTGCTCATCTTCGATGAGCCGACGAAGGGCATCGACGTGCGCACCAAGGCCGAGATTTATCGCATCATGAAGACCCTGGCCGAGAACGGCGTCGGCATCATTCTCGTGTCGTCGGAAATGGACGAACTGCGCAAGTGCGCGAACCGCATCATCACAATGTACACCGGCAGGATTACCGGAAGTTTCGAGACTGCAACGACAAGCAATGAAACGCTCGTCGGCGCGATCTTCGGCTCGGAGAAAAAAGAAAATGCAGCGTAG
- a CDS encoding ABC transporter permease, which yields MQRRPLSLLLTNPLAGVFVALLIIFVASAAISPYFLTSYNMSVIARSLAFVGLVTIAQAMLLILGELDLSLGVIGGLAGVVAGMLMMQFGINPAVAIAGGLALGAALGFFNGFLVASLRLHSLVLTIGTAGIFGGVNLVLTKGVAITNIPKEIQFLGRGDVLGVPVPFIIMLVVLLIATFVTLKTPFGRYMYAIGNNKAAARMLGIKVDRIRVLVFTAAGFLSALAGLLMVARLGTAQPSIGETWVLPPIAASVIGGVATTGGVGTPLGAILGAAIIGIIENIIVLFGVSPYWQGVVSGVIVVLAISFDAISRRYIRKED from the coding sequence ATGCAGCGTAGACCTCTTTCCTTACTTCTGACCAATCCGCTGGCGGGTGTCTTCGTGGCGCTGCTGATCATCTTTGTCGCCTCCGCCGCGATTTCTCCCTACTTCCTGACCTCGTACAACATGTCGGTCATCGCCCGGTCGCTGGCCTTCGTCGGACTGGTAACGATTGCCCAGGCCATGCTGCTCATTCTCGGCGAGCTCGATCTCTCGCTCGGCGTCATCGGCGGCCTTGCCGGTGTTGTCGCCGGCATGCTGATGATGCAGTTCGGGATCAACCCGGCTGTCGCGATCGCCGGCGGCCTTGCCCTCGGCGCCGCGCTCGGCTTCTTCAACGGGTTCCTCGTCGCATCGCTACGCCTTCATTCCCTCGTTCTGACCATCGGCACGGCAGGCATCTTCGGCGGGGTCAATCTGGTGCTCACCAAGGGTGTCGCGATCACCAACATCCCGAAGGAAATCCAGTTTCTCGGCCGCGGCGATGTGCTGGGCGTTCCGGTTCCCTTCATCATCATGCTCGTCGTTCTGCTGATCGCCACCTTCGTGACGCTGAAGACACCGTTCGGCCGCTACATGTATGCGATCGGCAACAACAAGGCGGCGGCCCGCATGCTCGGCATCAAGGTAGACCGCATCCGGGTGCTCGTCTTCACCGCTGCAGGCTTCCTGTCGGCCCTTGCAGGTCTTCTCATGGTTGCCCGCCTCGGCACCGCTCAGCCGTCCATCGGCGAAACCTGGGTCCTGCCTCCGATCGCAGCCTCGGTCATCGGCGGCGTTGCGACCACAGGTGGCGTCGGCACGCCGCTCGGAGCCATTCTCGGCGCGGCCATCATCGGCATCATCGAGAACATCATCGTACTCTTCGGAGTGTCGCCCTACTGGCAGGGCGTCGTCAGCGGGGTGATCGTCGTTCTTGCGATCTCCTTCGACGCGATCTCCCGGCGCTACATCCGCAAGGAAGACTGA
- a CDS encoding TIM barrel protein, with product MKLGLNLSFAIKRWLGGERLAHLVKDDLGIDYAQFTWDLVDPWWPEALRDPIARDYARAFEAAGVTIESSFGGLASYSYNHFLAPTEELRALGKEHLKRAIDMTGEMGVPVAGMPFGSYSADDAVNPARRAEIYKLALEAIVDLSRHAKRRGLSKLMIEPVPLATEFPSSAADALKLMKDLEGSTEIPVRLCVDWGHALFTPLFKDEADMDHWMRICGDYIACYHIQQTDGLLDRHWNFTREGIVTPERLAGFWNRHKLVDQTYLMEIIYPFEETDEFVLEDMKKAVALLKAVG from the coding sequence ATGAAGCTCGGACTCAATCTATCCTTCGCCATCAAGCGCTGGCTCGGTGGTGAACGTCTTGCCCATCTCGTGAAGGATGATCTCGGCATCGACTATGCCCAGTTCACCTGGGACCTCGTCGATCCGTGGTGGCCGGAAGCCTTGCGCGACCCGATCGCGCGCGACTACGCCCGGGCCTTCGAGGCTGCAGGGGTTACGATCGAAAGCTCCTTCGGCGGACTGGCCTCCTACAGTTACAATCACTTCCTGGCTCCGACCGAGGAACTGCGGGCGCTCGGCAAGGAACACCTCAAGCGGGCAATCGACATGACCGGGGAAATGGGCGTTCCTGTTGCAGGCATGCCGTTCGGCTCCTACTCCGCCGACGATGCGGTCAATCCCGCCCGTCGCGCCGAGATCTACAAGCTGGCGCTCGAGGCGATCGTGGATCTATCGCGCCATGCCAAGCGCCGCGGCCTCTCCAAGCTGATGATCGAGCCGGTGCCGCTGGCAACCGAATTTCCGTCTTCGGCTGCCGATGCCTTGAAACTGATGAAGGATCTTGAGGGCTCGACTGAAATCCCAGTCCGACTCTGCGTCGACTGGGGTCATGCGCTCTTTACTCCTCTCTTCAAGGATGAGGCGGACATGGATCACTGGATGCGGATCTGCGGCGACTACATCGCCTGCTACCATATCCAGCAGACGGACGGCCTTCTGGACCGTCACTGGAACTTCACCCGCGAGGGCATTGTCACGCCCGAGAGACTTGCCGGCTTCTGGAACCGGCACAAGCTGGTCGACCAGACCTACCTGATGGAAATCATCTATCCTTTCGAGGAAACGGATGAATTCGTCCTTGAGGACATGAAGAAGGCTGTCGCGCTTTTGAAAGCCGTTGGCTGA
- a CDS encoding substrate-binding domain-containing protein, with translation MKIITLALLAAAAVIAPSFAVAQDAPGLTKKDSYRFVIIPKVVHPWFDKVNDGAKQAAAVIKAQTGADVQIDYSAPQQADVVQQNQILESSIATRPDGIAIDLLDASGNRASLEEAVGQEIPVTIFDSVPPEGMELTSIGNDFCEQANIAARRLVELLDGKGEVAIMMGVPSAPNHAIRAECHQKVFAEHPEIKVVATGIDNDDIETAQKQAAAIMQANPNLKGWVASDAAGPIGIGQAIQEAGKTGQVILVGLDNLPEMLQLIRDGVADSSSSTKPEMQGYWAVMTMWQKALGLDTPKYIDTGIAVLNKDNVGD, from the coding sequence ATGAAGATAATTACCCTTGCTCTCCTGGCAGCTGCTGCCGTTATCGCGCCGAGCTTCGCCGTCGCGCAGGATGCTCCCGGCCTGACCAAGAAAGACAGCTACCGCTTCGTCATCATTCCGAAGGTCGTTCATCCCTGGTTCGACAAGGTCAACGATGGCGCGAAGCAGGCTGCCGCAGTGATCAAGGCCCAGACCGGCGCCGACGTGCAGATCGACTACAGCGCGCCGCAGCAGGCAGACGTCGTTCAGCAGAACCAGATCCTCGAAAGCTCGATTGCCACCCGTCCGGACGGCATCGCGATCGACCTTCTCGACGCAAGCGGTAACCGCGCTTCCCTGGAAGAAGCCGTCGGCCAGGAAATTCCGGTCACGATCTTCGACAGCGTACCGCCGGAAGGCATGGAACTGACGAGCATCGGCAACGACTTCTGCGAACAGGCCAACATCGCGGCACGCCGCCTTGTCGAACTGCTCGACGGCAAGGGCGAAGTTGCGATCATGATGGGCGTACCGAGCGCTCCGAACCACGCAATCCGCGCGGAGTGCCACCAGAAGGTCTTCGCCGAGCATCCCGAAATCAAGGTCGTCGCCACCGGCATCGACAACGACGATATCGAAACGGCGCAGAAGCAGGCAGCGGCCATCATGCAGGCCAACCCGAACCTCAAGGGCTGGGTCGCCTCTGACGCCGCAGGGCCGATCGGCATCGGCCAGGCCATTCAGGAAGCCGGCAAGACGGGCCAGGTCATCCTCGTCGGTCTCGACAACCTGCCGGAAATGCTCCAGCTGATCCGTGACGGTGTTGCCGACAGCTCCTCCTCCACCAAGCCTGAGATGCAAGGCTACTGGGCTGTCATGACCATGTGGCAGAAGGCCCTCGGCCTCGATACGCCGAAGTACATCGACACCGGCATCGCCGTCCTGAACAAGGACAACGTTGGCGACTGA